The Oscillospiraceae bacterium genome contains a region encoding:
- a CDS encoding epoxyqueuosine reductase — MERIKDFFKNENIEFYAVLPADSAEIINTSRQSETEGFKSIIVFLMPYKTHLSPSRNLARFASARDYHLYASRLFERFEVFFPNCRCYCDNSPVNEKLLAARAGLGVIGDNTLLINEKYGSFVFIGEIFLKEKFENYTPLHTVRKCISCGACKKACPVELDFSRCISAINQKKKISPDEQEIIRTSQYKWGCDHCQDVCPYNLNAPETPIDFFKNEILDNLTAEKLDIILQNGSFSQRAYAWRGEKTVRRNIEL, encoded by the coding sequence ATGGAAAGAATAAAGGATTTTTTCAAAAACGAAAACATAGAATTTTACGCGGTTCTGCCTGCTGATTCCGCGGAAATAATAAACACCTCCAGACAATCCGAGACAGAGGGATTTAAAAGTATAATTGTGTTTCTGATGCCGTATAAAACACATCTGTCCCCCTCACGAAATCTTGCACGTTTTGCTTCAGCGCGGGATTATCATTTATATGCTTCACGGCTTTTTGAACGTTTTGAAGTCTTTTTTCCGAATTGCCGCTGTTACTGCGACAACTCCCCCGTTAACGAAAAACTGCTTGCGGCTCGTGCCGGGCTGGGAGTTATAGGTGACAACACCCTTTTGATAAATGAAAAATACGGTTCATTTGTTTTCATTGGCGAAATATTTCTTAAAGAAAAATTTGAAAATTACACTCCGCTTCACACCGTCCGAAAATGCATTTCCTGCGGAGCATGCAAAAAAGCGTGTCCTGTAGAGCTGGATTTCTCACGGTGTATTTCCGCCATAAACCAGAAAAAGAAAATATCGCCCGACGAACAGGAGATAATCCGTACCTCACAGTATAAATGGGGGTGCGACCATTGCCAGGATGTGTGCCCTTACAATCTTAATGCACCGGAAACACCGATAGATTTTTTCAAAAACGAAATATTGGATAATCTCACCGCCGAAAAGCTTGACATTATATTACAGAACGGCAGTTTTTCACAGCGAGCCTATGCGTGGAGAGGCGAAAAAACCGTGCGCAGAAATATAGAATTATAA
- the nth gene encoding endonuclease III, protein MDEVKCPLKKLITSKKARAAYINERLEKLYPDVKCGLYFEGDPFRLLVMARLSAQCTDKRVNMVSKELFKAYPDAKSMSEAPIEKIEELVRTCGVYRMKAKNIKDMSRILCEKYGGQVPSDMDELLALPGVGRKIANLIRGDVFGLPGIVADTHCIRLSVRWGLCDKADPVAVERELVKLIEPDKQSNFCHCAVEFGRDVCSARSPKCDSCPLLNT, encoded by the coding sequence ATGGATGAAGTGAAATGTCCTTTAAAAAAACTTATAACGTCCAAAAAAGCACGTGCCGCTTACATAAATGAAAGGCTGGAAAAGCTGTACCCCGATGTGAAATGCGGGCTTTATTTTGAAGGTGATCCGTTCAGACTTCTTGTGATGGCAAGGCTGTCGGCGCAATGTACCGATAAGCGGGTCAATATGGTTTCAAAGGAGCTTTTCAAAGCGTACCCGGATGCAAAAAGCATGTCGGAGGCACCTATTGAGAAAATAGAAGAGCTGGTGCGTACCTGCGGAGTTTACCGGATGAAAGCAAAGAATATAAAAGATATGTCGCGCATACTGTGCGAAAAGTACGGCGGACAGGTTCCAAGCGATATGGATGAGCTTCTGGCACTGCCCGGTGTGGGGAGAAAGATTGCCAATCTTATCAGGGGGGACGTTTTCGGACTTCCGGGTATCGTTGCTGATACACACTGCATTCGTCTTTCTGTGCGATGGGGGCTTTGCGATAAAGCTGACCCTGTGGCGGTGGAAAGAGAATTGGTGAAGCTTATTGAGCCGGATAAACAGAGTAATTTTTGTCACTGTGCTGTGGAGTTTGGCAGAGATGTCTGCTCTGCGCGTTCGCCCAAGTGCGATAGTTGCCCGCTTTTAAATACGTAA
- a CDS encoding glycoside hydrolase family 95 protein produces the protein MRDYFVFDKIPPREWEESVPIGNGRMGATMMCGVSYENVFLNEETIWSSHNVGTPKPELYEKFEDIRKLLLEGKTLEANRLGNETLFPHCISRIRSYEGAGELRIGLHHSDACGSYQHKLDLIGGIATVEYDHEGSHYTREYFASYPDDVIAVRVTSSDDELDAWLSYDRPHCISVKTCNNELTAISKTTFGEHLFCVKVRVVSDGKVIAKGHNLHISGGKSFSAYISIATQFRHGNNFEDCVKFPEETDFDVLKARHIADFSSLMKRAEITLPASPEMNATPMSERFRIISFDKPQDDELTMLQWQFARYMLVSGSRPGSLPANLQGLWTKGISPEWSCDYHFNINIQTNYWPAEVTNLSECHLPLFDYMNNYLIEPGKKTAEISYHARGAVVHSVSDIYGFTTLQGGPWGVWPHGLSWLCLHMWEHYLFTKDEKFLRETAYETIRQSSLFFLDVMFEDKDGYLVWGPTISPENAFRVPDENGNLESAWLSLSTAMDTQIIGCLFRIFAESSKILGIENADTAQAVKALEKLPPMKIGKYGQIMEWCEDFTEIQIRHHHLSPGFAVYPDCAINRSTPELLKAVEVMVDRRSGWDGSGGFRACGWSLAWAMAIYARMGLGEKAYNMLDIFQHDVLSTNLFFLQPLATGHCFQIDGVEAFGAAVTEMLMQSHEGVIALLPALPARWDHGSFRGLRARGKIEADCSWENHSVTEFTLKGNGTVVLEFPATQKDLVFIDQNGNCLTVQNNRLTIHLDGESNFKIKK, from the coding sequence ATGAGGGATTATTTTGTTTTTGATAAAATACCTCCACGCGAATGGGAGGAAAGTGTACCCATAGGAAACGGACGCATGGGTGCCACAATGATGTGCGGAGTAAGCTATGAAAATGTTTTTCTCAACGAGGAAACCATTTGGTCATCCCACAATGTAGGCACTCCCAAGCCCGAGTTGTATGAAAAATTTGAGGACATACGCAAGCTCCTTTTGGAGGGCAAAACACTTGAAGCAAACCGGCTCGGCAATGAAACCCTTTTTCCTCACTGCATCAGCCGTATACGTTCATACGAAGGTGCGGGAGAACTGAGAATCGGTCTGCATCACAGCGACGCCTGCGGAAGCTATCAACATAAGCTGGATCTTATAGGCGGAATCGCAACTGTGGAATACGACCACGAAGGAAGCCATTACACCCGCGAGTATTTTGCTTCCTACCCCGATGACGTTATAGCGGTTCGCGTTACATCCTCGGACGATGAGCTGGATGCCTGGTTGTCCTATGACCGCCCTCACTGTATATCCGTAAAGACCTGCAATAATGAGCTTACCGCCATTTCAAAAACCACCTTCGGAGAACATCTTTTCTGCGTGAAGGTACGAGTTGTTTCCGACGGCAAGGTTATCGCCAAAGGACATAATCTGCATATATCCGGCGGAAAATCGTTCAGTGCATATATTTCCATTGCTACACAATTCAGACACGGAAACAACTTTGAAGACTGTGTAAAATTCCCCGAAGAGACTGATTTCGATGTGCTTAAAGCACGTCACATTGCAGATTTCAGTTCTCTTATGAAGCGTGCGGAGATAACTCTCCCCGCTTCTCCCGAAATGAATGCAACACCTATGAGTGAGCGCTTTCGCATAATAAGCTTTGACAAGCCTCAGGATGACGAATTGACCATGCTTCAATGGCAATTTGCGCGCTACATGCTGGTATCGGGAAGCCGCCCCGGCTCTCTGCCCGCCAATCTGCAGGGATTATGGACTAAGGGAATAAGCCCCGAGTGGAGCTGTGACTACCACTTCAACATAAATATTCAGACCAACTACTGGCCTGCGGAGGTTACAAATCTTTCGGAGTGTCACCTGCCACTGTTCGATTACATGAACAATTATCTCATCGAGCCCGGCAAAAAAACGGCAGAAATTTCTTATCACGCAAGAGGAGCTGTTGTCCACTCGGTCAGCGACATTTACGGCTTCACCACACTGCAGGGCGGTCCATGGGGCGTTTGGCCTCACGGTCTGAGCTGGCTTTGTCTGCACATGTGGGAGCATTATCTATTTACAAAAGACGAAAAATTCCTGCGTGAAACCGCTTACGAAACGATACGTCAGTCTTCTCTGTTCTTCCTTGATGTAATGTTTGAGGACAAGGACGGTTATCTCGTGTGGGGACCTACTATAAGCCCCGAAAATGCTTTCCGTGTGCCGGACGAAAACGGAAATCTTGAATCTGCATGGTTGTCACTCAGCACAGCCATGGATACCCAGATAATCGGCTGTCTGTTCCGCATTTTCGCTGAAAGCTCAAAAATTTTGGGAATCGAAAATGCTGATACCGCCCAGGCAGTAAAGGCGCTTGAAAAGCTGCCTCCCATGAAAATCGGCAAATACGGTCAGATTATGGAATGGTGCGAGGATTTTACGGAGATTCAGATACGCCACCATCACTTGTCACCCGGTTTTGCCGTTTACCCCGATTGTGCCATAAACCGCTCCACCCCCGAGCTTCTCAAAGCAGTTGAAGTTATGGTTGACCGCAGAAGCGGTTGGGACGGCTCCGGCGGATTCCGTGCCTGCGGCTGGAGTCTGGCATGGGCTATGGCGATTTATGCACGCATGGGGCTTGGTGAAAAGGCATACAACATGCTTGATATTTTCCAGCATGATGTGCTGTCCACCAATCTGTTCTTCCTGCAACCCCTCGCAACCGGACATTGCTTCCAGATAGACGGTGTGGAAGCTTTCGGTGCGGCTGTTACAGAAATGCTGATGCAGAGCCATGAAGGCGTAATAGCACTCCTTCCCGCATTACCTGCACGCTGGGATCATGGCAGCTTCCGCGGTTTGCGCGCAAGAGGCAAAATAGAGGCAGACTGTTCGTGGGAAAATCACAGTGTAACCGAATTCACCCTCAAAGGAAACGGAACCGTTGTACTGGAATTTCCCGCAACACAAAAAGACCTTGTATTTATCGACCAAAACGGCAACTGCCTTACCGTACAGAATAACCGTCTTACAATACATCTTGACGGCGAAAGTAATTTTAAAATCAAAAAGTAA
- a CDS encoding AbrB/MazE/SpoVT family DNA-binding domain-containing protein has translation MKATGIVRRIDDLGRVVIPKEIRRTMRIREGDPLEIFTDRDGEVIFKKYSPIGELMSSAASYAESLFKSCGINVIVCDKDAVIAAAGVSKREFVEQKLSSQLEELIEQRQMYTVQSEDSKIYPTVISESHYISAACPIFSEGDVMGAVMSLKPNDSFSQPDDAEIKLIQTAATFLGKQLE, from the coding sequence ATGAAAGCAACAGGAATTGTTAGAAGAATAGATGACCTCGGAAGAGTTGTAATACCCAAGGAAATCCGTCGCACCATGCGCATTCGCGAAGGCGACCCGCTGGAAATTTTTACCGACAGAGACGGAGAAGTTATTTTCAAGAAATATTCGCCTATCGGTGAGCTTATGTCCTCGGCGGCAAGCTACGCCGAAAGCTTATTTAAAAGCTGCGGTATAAATGTTATCGTGTGCGATAAGGATGCGGTCATTGCCGCGGCGGGTGTTTCCAAACGCGAATTTGTTGAGCAGAAGCTGAGCAGTCAGCTTGAGGAGCTCATCGAACAGCGTCAGATGTACACTGTACAGTCGGAGGATTCCAAAATATATCCTACTGTTATAAGCGAAAGCCACTATATTTCCGCGGCATGCCCCATATTTTCGGAGGGTGACGTGATGGGCGCAGTCATGAGCCTTAAGCCCAACGATAGCTTCAGTCAGCCTGATGATGCAGAAATAAAGCTTATACAGACTGCGGCAACTTTTCTCGGCAAACAGCTTGAATGA
- a CDS encoding low molecular weight phosphotyrosine protein phosphatase, which yields MIKVAFCCHGNICRSTMAQSVFEHMVKNNGLENEFVIDSFATSTEEIGNPPHHGTVSKLRQMGIPVIPHRAKQITRSDYGKFDYIIGMDDWNIKNLGRIFGGDPDSKIYKLLSFAGSERDISDPWYTGNFDDTYNDVAEGCDAFLRCMKTSGQI from the coding sequence ATGATAAAAGTGGCGTTTTGCTGTCACGGCAATATATGCAGGAGCACTATGGCTCAAAGTGTTTTTGAGCATATGGTAAAGAATAATGGCTTGGAAAATGAATTTGTGATAGACAGCTTTGCAACCAGTACCGAGGAAATCGGAAACCCGCCTCATCACGGAACGGTGAGCAAGCTTCGACAGATGGGTATTCCCGTCATACCTCACAGAGCAAAACAGATAACTCGCAGTGACTACGGTAAATTCGATTACATAATCGGTATGGACGATTGGAACATTAAAAATCTCGGCAGGATTTTCGGCGGTGATCCCGATAGCAAGATTTACAAGCTTTTGAGTTTTGCCGGCTCGGAAAGAGATATATCCGACCCGTGGTACACAGGTAATTTTGACGATACTTATAATGATGTGGCAGAGGGCTGTGATGCCTTTTTGCGTTGCATGAAAACCAGTGGGCAAATATAA
- the polA gene encoding DNA polymerase I encodes MKKALFFDGNSIMNRAFYGVKPLKTKDGLFTNAVYGYINIVKKHIDEIKPDYIGAAFDLKAPTFRHKMYEDYKGKRKPMPEELRMQVEYVHSVTSAMGIECLTREGFEADDILGTYSRICAENGIFCTIVTGDRDALQLVNDNCNVIIAATGNDILYTPDTFREKYGFDPVHLIDLKALMGDSSDNIPGVPGIGEKTAMKLVGEYGDIEKLYESIENADVTKSVREKLAAGRDSAQMSYKLATIELNTPDLPEISELASKGFDTHTLRELFIRLEFSKLMKSFGIEEESVSDGFQISMDQVQVAEEIKEPYINISADELLNMCGDTLYLTYTWAEKAFYFDINSTSYRVTDDMPKIIYCDKNIVLYNFKDYCRYCASLYGVEIIKSIKNVVFDALIAAYVINPTDSASDAAKLIMSFCGKSVSSRRAEEPAYICKFLRELYPLLKNKIEEYECVELYEKIELPLAKTLAKTELYGFKVSREGIIEYGERLKTEIEAAESRIYSYTGAFNINSPKQLGIVLFEKLGLPVLKKNKTGYSTDAETLDRLASRHPIIGDILYYRQLTKLYGTYVEGLIKVIGDDGRIHTSFNQMLTATGRLSSSEPNLQNIPVRTQLGRELRKYFVAENEDYVLVDADYSQIELRILAYISKDERLTSAFANKEDIHSITASQVFGVKLENVTSDMRKSAKAVNFGIVYGISDYSLSIDLGVPKAEAGEYIKGYFRTYPMVKEYLENIKTKAREDGYVTTIFNRRRYIPELISPKKQMQAFGERVAMNTPIQGSSADIIKLAMVNVDKRLEKEGLKSRIIMQVHDELIIEAPKSEAEYIKQLLREEMASVVDLGNVKLECEAAVGDNWHDAH; translated from the coding sequence ATGAAAAAAGCTTTGTTTTTTGACGGAAACAGTATAATGAACCGCGCTTTTTACGGTGTAAAGCCATTAAAAACCAAGGATGGGCTTTTTACCAATGCGGTGTACGGATATATAAATATAGTAAAAAAGCATATTGATGAAATAAAACCCGATTATATCGGTGCTGCATTTGACCTTAAGGCACCTACATTCCGTCACAAAATGTATGAGGATTACAAGGGCAAGCGTAAGCCCATGCCGGAAGAATTGAGAATGCAGGTGGAATATGTTCACAGTGTGACGAGTGCTATGGGCATAGAGTGTCTTACCCGTGAAGGGTTTGAGGCGGATGATATTTTGGGCACATATTCCCGTATCTGTGCCGAGAACGGTATTTTCTGTACCATTGTGACGGGAGACAGGGATGCGTTGCAGTTGGTTAACGATAACTGTAACGTTATTATTGCGGCAACAGGTAACGATATTTTGTATACACCCGACACATTCAGGGAAAAATACGGCTTTGATCCCGTTCATCTTATTGACCTGAAAGCACTTATGGGAGACAGCTCGGATAATATTCCCGGTGTGCCCGGTATAGGTGAAAAGACCGCCATGAAGCTGGTGGGTGAATACGGAGACATTGAAAAACTGTATGAGTCTATTGAAAACGCGGATGTCACAAAGAGCGTGAGAGAAAAGCTTGCCGCGGGCAGGGATAGTGCGCAGATGAGCTACAAGCTTGCTACTATTGAGCTTAACACTCCCGATTTGCCTGAGATATCCGAGCTTGCTTCAAAGGGCTTTGACACACACACTTTGCGTGAACTTTTCATTCGCCTGGAGTTTTCAAAGCTAATGAAAAGCTTTGGGATAGAAGAAGAAAGTGTATCAGACGGATTTCAGATTTCCATGGATCAGGTACAGGTTGCGGAGGAGATAAAAGAGCCTTATATTAATATCAGTGCAGATGAATTGCTTAACATGTGCGGTGATACACTGTATCTTACGTATACATGGGCTGAAAAGGCATTTTATTTTGATATTAACTCAACTTCATATCGTGTTACGGACGATATGCCGAAAATAATTTACTGTGATAAAAATATAGTGCTTTATAACTTTAAGGATTACTGCCGTTATTGCGCTTCGCTTTACGGAGTGGAGATAATAAAAAGTATTAAAAATGTGGTTTTTGATGCACTTATCGCGGCATATGTCATAAATCCTACCGACAGTGCTTCGGATGCAGCAAAGCTTATTATGTCGTTTTGCGGGAAGTCGGTTTCCTCAAGACGTGCTGAGGAGCCGGCATATATCTGCAAATTCCTGCGTGAATTATATCCATTGCTTAAGAATAAAATTGAAGAATATGAATGCGTCGAGCTTTATGAAAAAATAGAGCTTCCGCTGGCAAAAACACTTGCCAAGACAGAGCTTTACGGCTTCAAGGTATCCCGCGAAGGGATAATTGAGTACGGCGAACGTCTGAAAACGGAGATAGAAGCTGCCGAATCACGTATTTATTCCTACACCGGAGCGTTTAATATTAATTCTCCGAAACAGCTTGGGATTGTTTTGTTTGAAAAGCTGGGACTTCCTGTTCTCAAAAAGAACAAAACCGGCTATTCCACCGATGCCGAAACATTGGACAGACTTGCTTCAAGACATCCGATAATAGGTGACATTTTGTATTATCGTCAGCTTACAAAGCTTTACGGAACATATGTGGAGGGGCTAATTAAGGTTATTGGCGATGACGGCAGAATACACACCAGCTTCAATCAGATGCTTACTGCTACGGGACGTCTTTCGTCCTCCGAGCCTAATTTGCAGAATATTCCCGTAAGAACACAGCTGGGCAGAGAGCTGAGAAAGTATTTTGTTGCCGAAAACGAGGATTATGTGCTGGTTGATGCGGATTATTCTCAGATAGAACTTAGAATACTTGCCTACATTTCGAAGGATGAACGATTGACTTCAGCGTTTGCAAACAAGGAGGATATACACTCAATCACAGCTTCACAAGTGTTTGGTGTGAAGCTTGAGAATGTTACTTCCGATATGAGAAAAAGCGCTAAGGCAGTGAACTTCGGAATAGTTTACGGCATAAGTGACTATTCGCTTTCCATTGACCTGGGTGTCCCCAAAGCGGAAGCAGGGGAGTATATAAAGGGGTATTTCCGAACATATCCCATGGTTAAAGAGTATCTTGAAAATATAAAAACAAAGGCGCGCGAAGATGGATATGTCACAACAATATTCAACCGCCGCCGTTATATTCCCGAGCTTATTTCGCCCAAAAAGCAGATGCAGGCTTTTGGAGAGCGTGTAGCTATGAATACGCCCATACAGGGAAGCTCGGCAGATATAATAAAGCTTGCAATGGTCAATGTGGATAAGCGTCTTGAAAAAGAGGGACTCAAAAGTCGTATCATCATGCAGGTGCATGACGAACTTATAATTGAAGCTCCCAAATCCGAAGCTGAGTATATCAAACAGCTTTTGCGTGAGGAAATGGCAAGCGTCGTCGATCTTGGCAATGTTAAGCTGGAATGTGAAGCGGCAGTGGGCGATAACTGGCACGATGCACATTAA
- a CDS encoding glycoside hydrolase family 27 protein: protein MIKRKAPLMGWASWNCFKTNINEEKLKAQADALIELGLAECGYTYLNIDDGFFGGRHESGQLLFHKERFPNGIKPVADYAHSKGLKAGIYSDGGDSTCAFYHDGEGESGRNVGLYGYEEQDLKMYLEEFGFDFIKLDWCGGIFLGLDDKEQYTKIGNIINEISERIQKPIIFNVCRWQFPGKWVTEVADSWRISADIKPNFASILKQIDATKPLARYCSPGHVNDLDMLQLGNGLNHQEEKTHFAMWCMMSTPLVIGCDLTKIKAETLEILKNKELIAINQDTACLQAVQIKDIFNDNVKQGEVWVKNLGSAKSSLKAVAVLNRSSEALSTELDFLELGFCGEILEVRDLSNHVDIEPVAKMKLNLKPQETVVFKIECSESFEVINPFDEGDIEPKPIEKITYDTAKQLMSQGAILVDVRSKEEFDKSHLDGAINIPFYYLHGFALDMIKDKNTRVIVYCSRGKRSIQSYNDLGYLGYKNIYYLGAMESML, encoded by the coding sequence ATGATAAAAAGAAAAGCCCCATTGATGGGCTGGGCATCGTGGAACTGTTTTAAAACAAACATAAACGAAGAAAAATTGAAGGCACAGGCGGATGCATTGATTGAACTTGGTCTTGCAGAGTGCGGATACACGTATTTGAATATCGATGACGGATTTTTCGGCGGACGTCATGAAAGCGGACAGCTTTTGTTCCATAAGGAACGTTTTCCAAACGGAATAAAGCCTGTTGCGGATTATGCGCACAGTAAAGGACTTAAAGCGGGCATTTATTCGGACGGCGGTGATTCCACCTGCGCTTTTTATCATGACGGTGAAGGTGAGTCCGGAAGAAATGTCGGACTTTACGGATATGAAGAACAGGACCTTAAAATGTACCTTGAAGAGTTTGGATTCGATTTCATCAAGCTCGACTGGTGCGGAGGTATTTTTTTAGGTCTTGATGATAAGGAACAGTACACCAAAATAGGAAACATTATAAATGAAATAAGTGAAAGAATCCAAAAACCTATCATATTTAATGTTTGCAGATGGCAATTTCCGGGTAAATGGGTAACTGAGGTTGCCGATTCGTGGAGAATAAGTGCCGATATTAAGCCGAATTTTGCATCAATTCTGAAACAGATTGATGCAACAAAGCCGCTTGCGAGATACTGCTCACCGGGACACGTAAATGACCTTGATATGCTTCAGCTCGGAAACGGCTTGAACCATCAGGAAGAAAAAACGCATTTTGCCATGTGGTGCATGATGTCAACACCGCTTGTGATCGGTTGCGATCTTACAAAAATAAAAGCTGAAACACTTGAAATTCTTAAGAATAAGGAACTCATTGCAATAAATCAGGATACAGCATGCTTGCAGGCAGTTCAAATTAAAGATATATTTAATGATAATGTAAAACAAGGTGAGGTCTGGGTAAAAAATCTGGGAAGTGCAAAATCATCTCTCAAGGCTGTGGCGGTACTTAACAGAAGTAGCGAGGCACTTAGCACAGAGCTGGATTTTTTAGAGCTTGGATTTTGCGGAGAGATACTGGAAGTGCGTGATTTGAGCAATCACGTTGATATTGAGCCTGTCGCGAAAATGAAATTAAACTTGAAGCCTCAGGAAACAGTCGTGTTTAAAATCGAATGCTCCGAATCATTTGAGGTAATTAATCCGTTTGATGAGGGCGATATAGAACCAAAGCCGATTGAAAAAATTACATACGACACAGCCAAGCAGCTTATGTCGCAAGGAGCAATTCTGGTTGATGTAAGGTCAAAGGAGGAATTTGATAAATCCCATCTTGACGGCGCAATCAATATCCCGTTTTATTATCTTCATGGCTTTGCTCTTGATATGATAAAGGATAAAAACACAAGGGTAATTGTGTATTGCAGCAGAGGTAAGCGAAGCATACAGTCATATAACGATCTGGGCTATCTCGGATATAAAAATATATATTACCTTGGCGCAATGGAAAGTATGCTGTAA